One Nocardioidaceae bacterium SCSIO 66511 genomic window carries:
- a CDS encoding Rieske (2Fe-2S) protein, whose protein sequence is MTVSHPITRRNAIGIGGGAVGAAVLAACGGSSDGESDGGSGGSTTTGDAPKPKSGESIAKVSDVPVGGSTQADVNGEAILLSQPTKGEVVAFSSVCTHQGCAVKPDGAELHCPCHNSIFDAATGQVKSGPAPEPLAKVSVKVQGNEIVAT, encoded by the coding sequence ATGACCGTCAGTCATCCCATCACCCGGCGCAACGCCATCGGCATCGGCGGCGGCGCGGTCGGCGCGGCAGTGCTCGCCGCGTGCGGCGGCAGCTCAGACGGCGAGTCCGACGGCGGCTCCGGGGGTTCGACGACTACCGGCGATGCGCCGAAACCGAAGTCGGGTGAGTCGATCGCAAAGGTCAGCGACGTGCCGGTCGGAGGGTCGACGCAGGCCGATGTGAACGGCGAGGCGATCCTTCTGTCGCAGCCCACGAAGGGCGAGGTCGTGGCGTTCAGCTCGGTCTGCACGCATCAGGGCTGCGCGGTGAAGCCCGACGGAGCGGAGCTGCACTGCCCATGTCACAACTCGATCTTCGATGCCGCCACCGGTCAGGTGAAGTCGGGTCCCGCGCCGGAGCCGCTCGCGAAGGTGTCGGTCAAGGTCCAGGGCAACGAGATCGTGGCGACGTAG
- a CDS encoding sigma-70 family RNA polymerase sigma factor, with protein MPDAQAEMLRSLHDEYGAALWAFALRGTRGDAAAAEDVVQETLLRAWRHIDTLDPEQGSPRAWLYSVAHRVMIDGWRKSSRMREVVEADVPERATPDNTDGLLDGWLVEEALGRLSADHRAVLLECYYRGQSTRAAADRLGIPEGTVKSRTHYALRALRLVLAEMGVTS; from the coding sequence ATGCCAGACGCTCAGGCCGAGATGCTGCGGTCCTTGCACGACGAGTACGGCGCGGCGCTGTGGGCGTTCGCGCTGCGAGGCACGCGCGGCGACGCAGCGGCCGCCGAGGACGTCGTACAGGAGACCCTGCTGCGGGCCTGGCGCCACATCGACACCCTCGACCCCGAGCAGGGGTCGCCGCGGGCGTGGCTCTACTCCGTCGCGCACCGGGTCATGATCGACGGCTGGCGCAAGTCGTCACGGATGCGAGAGGTGGTCGAGGCAGACGTACCCGAACGTGCGACGCCCGACAACACCGACGGGCTGCTCGACGGATGGCTCGTCGAGGAGGCGCTGGGCCGGCTCAGCGCCGACCACCGCGCCGTACTGCTGGAGTGCTACTACCGAGGGCAGTCGACGCGTGCCGCTGCCGACCGCCTCGGCATCCCGGAAGGCACGGTCAAGTCACGTACCCACTATGCGTTACGGGCGTTGCGTCTCGTACTCGCGGAGATGGGGGTGACGTCATGA
- a CDS encoding zf-HC2 domain-containing protein, which translates to MTDPYAQSSDPFEQYDAAYVLGALSPGDRRDFERHLESCDRCARSVRELAGMPGIMAHADPLADDWPAPPLPDTLLPRMLAIREKERRRRNWLVRGLIAGAAAVLMVVVGVAVTVSDDSDDGPSGSSVSALAFKQLVESPVHASGDLNAVDWGTRIDIDCTYDAGTGYEERSYKLVVADADGSRQQVAVWKVRPGQDVALTGSTDLAPGEITAIDIVDADGNSLLRAKP; encoded by the coding sequence ATGACCGACCCGTACGCACAGTCGAGCGACCCGTTCGAGCAGTACGACGCGGCGTACGTGCTCGGCGCATTGTCGCCCGGTGACCGGCGTGACTTCGAACGCCACCTCGAGAGCTGCGACCGCTGCGCCCGGTCCGTGCGCGAGCTCGCCGGAATGCCCGGCATCATGGCGCATGCCGATCCGCTTGCCGATGACTGGCCGGCGCCGCCCCTTCCGGACACGTTGCTGCCGCGAATGCTTGCTATCCGCGAGAAGGAGCGTCGTCGGCGGAACTGGCTCGTACGAGGCCTGATCGCCGGTGCGGCCGCGGTGCTCATGGTCGTGGTGGGCGTCGCGGTGACGGTCTCCGACGATTCGGACGACGGGCCGAGTGGCTCCAGCGTGTCTGCATTGGCGTTCAAGCAGCTCGTCGAGAGTCCCGTGCACGCGAGCGGTGACCTGAACGCCGTCGACTGGGGTACGCGCATCGACATCGACTGCACCTACGACGCGGGCACCGGGTACGAGGAGCGCTCGTACAAGCTCGTGGTCGCCGACGCAGACGGCAGCCGCCAGCAGGTCGCGGTGTGGAAGGTACGCCCCGGTCAGGACGTCGCGTTGACCGGCAGCACCGACCTCGCCCCCGGTGAGATCACCGCCATCGACATCGTCGACGCTGACGGCAACAGCCTGCTGCGCGCGAAGCCCTGA
- a CDS encoding hybrid-cluster NAD(P)-dependent oxidoreductase has protein sequence MTEILTRTPAVDLGVDLGVDEIAQPLRCTRIDDITHDVRSFTFSLPRPLRFDAGQYLTLVVDVDGQTLERCYTISSPPTRPDAVTITVKRVPGGPVSNWLHDNLGVDDWVDVRGPLGVFSTANHAAPRYLFLSAGSGITPLMSMTRAMYDRGDRSDVVFLHNARTPVDIVFRDELETLAREAFLSVTAICEGDASTELWNGPRGRLDLPLLLRLVPDLHEREVFTCGPPPYMEAVRELLRTAGVDPERCHEESFTIAESPTPAAQTAAGSATGHTIELRRSGRTVTCDGGSTILDAVSGAGVVVPTSCGEGVCGTCKQSMLEGEVDMQHAGGIRPREIADGKILLCCSKPLSDLVIDV, from the coding sequence ATGACCGAGATACTCACGCGCACCCCCGCCGTCGACCTCGGAGTCGACCTCGGGGTCGACGAGATAGCCCAGCCGCTGCGGTGTACGCGGATCGACGACATCACCCACGACGTAAGGAGCTTCACGTTCTCGCTGCCGCGACCGCTGCGCTTCGACGCCGGCCAGTACTTGACGCTCGTCGTCGATGTCGACGGCCAGACGCTCGAACGCTGCTACACCATCTCGTCACCGCCGACTCGACCCGATGCGGTCACGATCACCGTCAAACGCGTACCCGGCGGACCGGTTTCGAACTGGCTGCACGACAACCTCGGCGTCGACGACTGGGTAGACGTACGCGGGCCGCTCGGGGTGTTCTCGACCGCCAACCATGCCGCACCTCGCTACCTGTTCCTCTCTGCCGGAAGCGGCATCACACCGCTGATGTCGATGACGCGCGCGATGTACGACCGGGGCGATCGTTCCGACGTGGTGTTCTTGCACAACGCGCGCACCCCGGTCGACATCGTCTTCCGCGATGAACTCGAAACGCTTGCACGCGAAGCGTTTCTGTCCGTCACAGCGATCTGCGAGGGCGACGCGTCGACCGAGCTGTGGAACGGACCACGCGGGCGACTCGACCTGCCGCTGTTACTTCGCCTCGTACCCGACCTGCACGAGCGGGAGGTCTTCACGTGCGGGCCTCCCCCGTACATGGAGGCGGTGCGCGAGCTGCTTCGTACGGCTGGTGTGGACCCGGAGCGCTGTCACGAGGAGAGCTTCACGATCGCTGAGTCGCCAACGCCGGCAGCTCAAACCGCCGCCGGATCTGCGACCGGCCATACGATCGAGCTGCGCCGCAGCGGTCGTACGGTCACCTGCGACGGCGGCTCGACGATCCTCGATGCCGTGTCTGGCGCAGGTGTCGTCGTACCGACGTCTTGCGGCGAAGGCGTCTGCGGCACCTGTAAGCAGTCCATGCTCGAAGGCGAGGTCGATATGCAGCACGCGGGCGGCATCCGTCCGCGGGAGATCGCCGACGGCAAGATCCTGCTCTGCTGCTCCAAGCCGCTCAGCGATCTGGTCATCGACGTCTGA